ATGAATCAGATGATTTAGATGTTCGACTAAATAACGAATCAATTGAAATGTTACCGATAGGTGATTTGATCATTCATCAAGAACATTTACGCGGCATTATTAATCAACATTTTGAGGAAACAGGTAGCTTGCATGCACAAGCAATCTTACATGACTTTGATCAATATTCGACGAAATTCAAATTGATCAAACCTAAAGCCACTGATGTGAAAGCTCTATTAGGGCATAAAACTCGCTCAGCATCTGAATTACGTATACAAGCGCAATAGTTAGGGAAATATTATGAGTAAGAATGTTTATCAATTTATCGACGTTAAGCGCATTGATCCTCCCAAAAAAGCTATTGACGAAAGAAAAATAGACTTTGTCGAAATCTACCATCCACTGAGTAGCGTGCAAAGTGCAGGACAAGCAGAACGCTGCCTAGATTGCGGTAACCCGTATTGTGAGTGGAAGTGCCCTGTGCACAATTATATCCCACAATGGCTTGAACTGGTCACTGAAGGAAAAATTTTTGAAGCGGCAGACTTATGTCATCAAACCAACAGCTTACCTGAAATGTGTGGTCGCGTATGTCCACAAGACAGGCTGTGTGAATCTGCCTGTACCCTTAATGACGAGTTTGGCGCTGTCACTATCGGTAATATTGAAAAATACATTACCGATACCGCGTTTGAACAAGGTTGGACACCTGATTTATCTCATGTGGTTAAAACAGGGAAACGAGTCGCTGTCATTGGTGCAGGTCCAGCAGGACTTGCCTGCGCTGACGTACTAACACGTCACGGGGTGGATTGTGTTGTTTTTGACCGTCATTCAGAAATTGGTGGGCTACTCACTTTTGGTATTCCTGCCTTTAAACTTGAAAAAGAAGTGATCGTCAGACGTCGTAAGATATTTGAAGGCATGGGCATTGAGTTTAGATTAAACACTAACGTTGGGATTGATGTCTCATTTGAGTCTTTAAGCGATGAATATGACGCCGTCTTTTTAGGTTTAGGTACTTATACTGATATGGAAGGCGGCTTTAAGCATGAACAAGCATCAGGCGTATATAATGCGCTAGATTTCCTAATTGGTAATACACAAAACTTAATGGGCGTGACAGAAAATGCAAAACCTTACGTCAACTTTAACAATAAGAAAGTGATTGTTTTAGGTGGCGGTGACACTGCGATGGATTGTGTTCGAACGTCAATTCGTCAAGGTGCAACGCAAGTCACCTGTGCCTATCGTCGCGATGAAGCAAATATGCCGGGTTCACCACGTGAGGTTCAAAACGCCAAGGAAGAAGGAGTTAATTTTCAATTCAATCTTCAACCACTCGATATTGCGGTTGACGAGAATGGCAATGCGGTTGGGGTTAAGTTTGTTAAGACGCAACTAGGGGAAGCTGATGCAAATGGACGCAGAAGCCCCGAACCAATAGAAGACTCTGAGTTTGTTATGAACGCTGATGCCGTTGTTATCGCTTTTGGATTCTTGCCAAGCCCGCCACAATGGATGAAAGATGCAGGTATTGAAGTAGACTCACGAGGACGTGTCATCGCACAAGATAGCAGTGAGTTTGCGCTTCAAACATCAAAAGCCAACATCTTCGCCGGGGGTGATATGGTACTTGGCTCGGATCTAGTGGTTACCGCCATCGATCAAGGTCGAAAAGCAGCCATGGGCATATTAGATTTTGTTTACAGCGAACAAGTGGTTGCAATTTAAACACAAGCACACTGTTTAGCTTATAAAAAAGGGCGATAAATTCATATTTATCGCCCTTTTCTTATCTGAAATAAAGTGACTTTACTTTACCGTCACTTTAGCAAATTTACGTTTACCCACTTGATAAACAGCTGTAGTACCTGCAGCAATAGCAAGCTTATTATCAGTAACTTTTTCGCCTTCAATTTTTGCAGCGCCTTGCTTGATCATTCGCATAGCTTCTGACGTGCTTGCAACAAGTCCTGCTTCTTTCAGCAAATTAGCAATGGCTATTTCATCACTTTCAATTACCACGTCTAATTCTTTGATATCGTCTGGAATGGCACCTTTTTGGAAGCGATTATTAAACTCTTGATGTGCAGCTTCTGCCGCTGCTTCGTCATGAAAACGCGCAATGAGCTCTTTTGCTAATTCAATTTTAATGTCACGCGGATTAGCGCCTTCATTTACCTGTTTTTGATACTGCTCAATTTGCTCAAGCGGTTTGAAGCTTAACAATTGGTAGTAACGCCACATTAAGTCATCAGAAATTGACATTACTTTACCAAACATGTCATTCGGTGCGTCGGTAATACCGATATAGTTACCGAGTGATTTAGACATTTTTTGAATACCGTCTAACCCCTCAAGCAGTGGCATCATTAATACGGTTTGTGGACGTTGCCCTTCTGACTTTTGTAATTCGCGACCCATTAACAGATTAAACTTCTGATCAGTACCGCCTAATTCAACGTCAGATTCCAGTGCGACTGAATCCCAACCTTGCACTAACGGATACATAAATTCATGAATAGCAATCGCTTGACCACCTGTATAACGTTTTTTAAAGTCGTCACGTTCCATCATCCGGGCTACCGTTTGACGCGAAGCTAGCTTTAACATACCCGCAGCACCTAATGCTTCCATCCACGTTGAGTTAAACTCAACACGAGTTTTTTTAGGGTCTAGAATTTTAAATACTTGTTCTTTGTAAGTTTCAGCATTGGCAAGTACGTCTTCTTTAGTCAAAGGCTTACGCGTGACGTTCTTGCCCGTTGGGTCACCAATCATGCCAGTGAAATCACCAATCAAAAATATGACTTCATGGCCCAATTGTTGAAATTGGCGTAACTTGTTGATCAGCACAGTATGACCAAGATGCAAATCAGGAGCCGTTGGATCAAAACCTGCTTTGATTTTTAGCGGTGTGCCTTGCTTCAGTTTTTCCAGTAACTCATCTTCAAGCAAGATCTCTTCTGCACCACGTTTAATCTCAGCAAACGCTTGGCTAGCATCAGTCATTTATTCGGCTCCACATTATTCACAAAATACGTATAGGACGACGATTTTATGTAATTTCGACTTGGGTTGAAAGCCTGATTACTGTTTACTTTGTAATTTTTTGGTATAGTGACAGGAACTTTGTCGTAATTCATTCGTAGTAAAAGCGCTATTCTTTTGAAAAATATAAAGAAAATCTATTTAGATTTGCCAAAACAGCACAAGATGATCATCAGCACATTAACAGCGCTATTGTTGTTGATGCTGTTCATACCGTCCGAAAAAGCAACCGCTAGTAAACAAAGCGACGAAATTAACTTGGAAGTTGGAAAGCGTTATAGTGTTGCTTTACCTGGCAATAATAGCGAACAAGGCAAAATCAAGTTAGTTGAGCAACCGCTATCAAAGCCTAAGGCATCTGACTCAACTTCTACCGCAAAAACAGAATCATTAGGCATCGCAACTCAGCCGATTGAAACGTTGCCTACATTAAAATGGCAAACCGCTAAAATTAAACGCGGTGATTCCCTCGCAAAGATATTTAAACGCTTAGGCTTTAGTGCCAATACAACCTATAAAGTCAGTAAAGCAAAAGGTAAGGAAGCAAAGCAACTAACCAAGTTAAAACCGGGTGACAGTTTACGGATTGGCTCAGACGAACAAGGCAAGCTGGTTAAATTAGAGTACGCCCTATCAAAAGTCGAGACCCTACATGTCGACGCGACGGACAAGGGTTATGTCACCGAAATGGTGGTCAAAGACATCGAAATCCGTCAAGGCTTTGCCCATGGTGTGATCAAAAGCAACTTTTGGAACTCAGCCATTGAAGCTGGCATGGATGACAATCAGATCATTAATCTCGCAAATATCTTTGGTTGGGATATCGACTTTGCTTTAGATATTAGAAACGGCGATAGCTTCCATGTTGTCTATGAGAATCGTTATGTCGACGGTGAGTTTATCGGCACGGGCAATATTTTAGCAGCTGAATTTGTTAATCAAGACGAAGAATTTAAGGCAATACGTTTTACCGACGGTGAATATTACACACCAAATGGTGATAGCATGCGCAAGGCTTTCTTAAGAGCGCCCGTTAACTTTCGGTATATTAGTTCAAACTTTAAACCTAAACGCTTCCACCCGATTCAAAAGCGCTGGAAAGCACATAACGGTACCGATTATCGCGCAAACAAAGGCACACCAGTGGTTGCCGCCGGTAACGGTAAAGTGACCCATGCAACATATAACAAATACAACGGTAACTATGTGTTTATTCAACACGGTGATGGCATCGTCACTAAGTACCTGCATTTTTCTAAGCGCGCAGTGAAAAAAGGTCAACGTGTTAAACAAGGGCAAGTCATTGGCTATGTTGGCTCAACTGGCATGTCACAGGCGCCTCACTTACATTATGAGTTTCTTGTTAATGGAACCCATCGCAACCCACGGACAGTGAAACTGCCTGACGCACAACCGATTGCGAAAAAATACCGTAAAGCCTTTACTCAAATCGCTCAACAGCGCGTGAAAGAGCTTAGTGGCTCAAAACAAGCTCTATTAGCCATGCTAACGTCGGATGAATAGTCCCGCATATTACATCGGCTTAATGTCAGGAACCAGTGCTGATGGTATAGACTTAGCGCTGGTCGACTTTTCAGGAGAACGAACTAAGTTAGCTGCGAGTTATTATCAGGCTTATGATGACGCCACTCGAGCACATATCACTTCGCTCTATCTCCCTGGCAGCAATGAAATTGATCAGGCGTTTGCATTAGATAAATTTCTTGCAACCTGCTTTGCTGATGCAATACATGCTTTCTTAAATGAACAAGCACTGACACCAAATGACATCATAGCGATAGGTAATCATGGCCAGACAATACGCCATAGACCTAAAACCAAAGATAACACCAATCCTGCTTTTACCTTACAAATTGGCTGCAATCAAACCTTAGCCTGTTTAACGGGAATTGAGGTGATTGGCCAGTTTAGACAAAAAGATATTGCACTTGGCGGTCAAGGAGCGCCATTAGTTCCAGCGTTTCACCGTCATCTGATTAGCTGCCAAGAACAGGATACATTCATTGTTAATATTGGAGGAATAGCAAACATCACTTACTTGCCGCGCGATGAATCGAAAGCCGTACTTGGCTTTGATACAGGACCAGGTAATGCCTTGATGGATGACTGGTTTCAACAACATCAGCGCGGACATTATGATGAAAATGGCAACTGGGCAGCATCAGGCAGTATCAACCAAGTCCTCATCGAACAATTATTGGCGGACGAATATTTCTCCCAAACAATACCGAAAAGCACTGGTAGGGAGGTATTCAACTTGTCATGGCTTTCTCCTTTTTTAAGTAGTATGAATATTAGACCACAGGATGTACAAGCAACACTGACCGCCTTGACTGCAACCACGATTGCAGATGCGATAAATCCGTTAAGCTCGGACGGACAAATCTACCTTTGCGGTGGCGGTGTTCACAATGTGTTCTTACATCAACTGCTGAAATCCAATCTGCCGACTTTTAGTGTTGCTTCAATAGAGCAGATAGGAATTAACAGTGACTCACTTGAAGCAATGGCCTTTGCATGGCTCGCTTTTGCCTACAAAAATAATATTCCTTCAAACATGCCAAGCGTGACGGGCGCTGCGGAAAGTACGACATTAGGTGTACTTTTTACCCCGTAAAATAAAGTTCGCTTTCACAAATTTTGACTCTATACTGGAAGTTCGTGCGTTTGATTTTTGCGCATAAAGAGGTTTTTTTGAACTAAAACGAGTAAAAGCAATCTAAGCCTTTGAGCTTAGAGCTGATAAATCAGGAGGAGCAATGGAGTTTAAAGATATTCATATTGGTATGAAGTGCGGTAGTAAAAAAGGAAGTGGCACAATCACATGGATAGACGGCTCTACACGTACGGTGTATATGGCTAACACTGAGAATAACAGCAATTTCGAAGTGAACATCGAAGAGCTAATAGAAGACCCACAAGCTCATAACCGTCAAGACACTTACTATTAGTTACTCGATAATTACATAACTACATTAAATTGCTCAGTTGCGTTAGATAAAAAAGCCTAATCATTGATTAGGCTTTTTTAATGCTGAATCCACAATTATTGAGCTTGAATTAAATGTACATCTCTTTGTGGGTAAGGAATGGTAATACCTTCTTTGTCGAATGCTAATTTAACAGCTTCCATTGTACCAAAATACACTGGCCAGTAGTTCTCCGAGTCAACCCAAGGGCGCACGAAAAAGTTAATTGAACTATCAGCATGTGCTGACACAAAAATATCAACAACCGGGTCTTTCAATACGCGATCATCTGCGTCCATTACTTGTTGTAATATTGCTTTCGCTTTTAATATGTCATCGTCGTAACTAATGCCAAAAGTCATATCTACACGGCGAGTTTTCTCAATAAACAAATTTTTCACACAGCCATTTGACAATAAGCCGTTCGGAATTATGACACGCTGGTTATCTAGTGTGAGCATGATAGTATTAAAGATCTGTATTTCTTGTACTTTACCGACATATCCTTGTGCTTCAATGACGTCACCTGCTTTAAATGGTTTAAAGAATAAGATTAATATACCGCCAGCAAAATTAGCTAGAGAACCTTGAAGCGCCAAACCTACCGCTAAACCTGCAGCACCCAGCACAGCGATCAACGACGCTGTTTCAACACCGATCATCGAGGCGACGATAATGATCAAAACAGCTTTGAACATTATCCCTACTATGCTTATCAAGAATTGATGCAAAGTAATTTCTACTTTCTTCTTGGTCATGGCCAATTCAAAAAGCTTCATAATGCGCTTAATGATCCAGCTACCAATGATGAAGACTAATAGAGCAACAACAATTTTGCTGCCGAAGGTTAAGCCCATTTCTCCGAGCAAATTCATGTAATGCTCTAAATTTTCTACGCTTATATCCATAATTATTCCCTTGGGATGATGATTGTTAATAATTATGCATAGTGTAGCTTGGTTTTCTTTAAGATGAAAAAAAAGGCGAACATAACGTTCGCCTTTTCAGATATTTAACATATATTCTATTAGAAACTGTAGCTGTAACCTACAACAACACTTCTTGGCTTACCTATCATAATTGAGCCATGTGTGCGTGTCGCCATGTACTCTTCATCAAGCAAGTTATCAACACCGAAAGTTACTTCTTGGTGCTTATCAATATTGTAGTGTGCAGCTAAATCTACCACGGTACGACTATCGATCACTTCATCAGAAGCAATGTCACCAGTTCCAGCAGTAGTTCTCATTTCATCCATGTAACGAACTATCATGTCACCACGCCAGTCATCAGCCACAACACCAATTGAAAACTGTAATTGATTTTCGGGCACGTATGGTAGCTCATCGCCTTTAGTCACATCGCCCCAAGTATCCAAACCTGAAGAGAAATCATTTAAAAATTCGGTATCAGTAAATGTATACGTTAGGTCGATTGGCATCGATAGCTTACCCATATCAAGCGTATAACCTGCTTTTAGCTCGAGACCTTTAACTTCAACTTCACCAGCATTGTATTGATTGCCAATGTTATCATCATCACACCCTTGGCTCGCCGTACAGTTGCCGTGCATGTTGTCGTAGTCTGAGAAGAAGAAAATCGCTTCAGCATTTATTGCGTTATGATTGTATCGTGCACCTAATTCATAGTTGATACTTTCTTCGTTATCCGCATCCTCATTACCTGGTGCTGGTGGCGCGAAACCTTTTTGGATACCACCCAAGATAACGAGTTCATTGTTCACTTTGTACGTCATCGCAAGAGATGGAAGTACAACATCTACATCGTTTTTCTTTTGGCTCGGTGTAGCAGTTCTACCTGGATCTGTTTTACCCCAATCATGACGCTCAATTGTCATGTCTTCGTAACGTAATCCTGCATTGATGATAAAGTCACCTACGGTATACTCATCGTGAACAAATAACGCTATAGCTTCAGCACTGTCGATTCGATTTGAATCGGTACCAGGCGCACCAGCGCTTGTTTGAGACACATTGTAGTTGCTATCAAGCTCATACTTATCTACCCACTGGTAGCGATCCATTTCATCTTCATGAATACGTACACCAAACTTAACTTGGTGTTCATTGAAATCAGCGTCTAAAACCGTTTGAATTCCTTTAGATAGATAATCGCGGTTATTAGCTTTTACATCGAATGATAAAGACTCGCCATTCGTATTTTCATCAAACGCAGCCGCTAACTCAATGCCACCACTACCTAAACTTTTACCACCCACTTTGCTGGTTTTGTACCAGTTACGGCTAAAGTCGTTGTAGTAAGCAGAAGTCCCTAACGAGAAACGATCTGATAATTTGATGTAATGGTTGATTTGCAGCTGCTTGTGCTCTGTATCCATGTTATCTAACTGTGAAGTTGAGTAACGTGTGTACGGGTTACTTTTATAGTCTGCTTCCGTCAACCCCATATAAGTTTCGTCAGAGTCTTCGTCTGAATACTTTAATTTAAACTCAAGCTCTTGATAGTACTTTGCACTTTGATCGCTGTTAATCATCACTTTAGCTAAAATGTCGTTTTTGACAAAGCCGGTCTCTTTATCACTGTGATTAATATCTTTAAAGCCATCTGCTTGATAGCGAAAGACTTCTAGTACACTACCAACATTATCGCCTTTACCGCCAACATAACCGTGTACCTTAGCAAAGCCATCTTCGCCAGCATTTAGTTTTACTTTACCTGCTAAATCTTGATCTGGAATTTGACGAGATAATAAGTTAACCACACCACCTGTTGTGCGTGGACCATACATGGCACTAGAAGTACCTTTAAGCACTTCAATTTGTTCCATGCGACCAGACGTTGGGAAGTAATAAGCTGATGGCGCCGCATATGGTGCAGGAGCAGCTAATACATTGTCTTCCATGATAGTGACTTTTTCACTACGGTTCTGACCCGTACCACGCATTCCAATGTTAGGGCGTAATCCGTAACCATCTTCTTCCAATACATAAACACCAGGAACAGATGTCAGAGTGCGCATAATGTCGGTGTAATCAAACTTTTCTAATTCATCTTTGCTAATCATGTGGGCGCTGCCCGGCACGTCGTTGAGCGACTGAGCACTGCCAAAAATAGTTAAATGCTCCATATCATCTTCAACTTTAGTTGCTGATGCTGATTGAGAGACAGTAGCCAGTAACGCTGCCGTAATTAGAGATGTTTTAAAACGCATTGTGCTTCGCATTTGAAGGCCTTTAAATTCAAGGTTTCGGAAATTGCGCGTATTAAAACATAATCACTAATGCGAATCAATATCATTTAGGTTGAGTTTTATGATTTGGATCAATATTAAGCAATGTTATTTCGAATCACGTAGCTCATTGTAAAACTGCAGATATTCATTAATGCTTGATAAATTGGGCTTTTTGACAATCTTCTCACAAGTAAGTGCTTGTTCAATCGCATCTAGAAAACTATCCATATTAAGGTAATCATACTCATGCACGCCTATGGGTCGGCTAACAACATTAGATGCAACAACTGGGGTTCCTTGAATTAAAGATTCATGTATCGCAATTGCATCCCCGTCCTTCGATGTTGGCCGTAAATACACATCAACTTCATTCAATAACTGAATAAAATCAACTGGCTTGTTAAATCGAATAACATCTTCCGTACAAAAACTTGAAAACTCAGTATAACAATCACTTAAATCAACTATAACTAAAGTATAATGCTGAATTAAGGTGTCGATATTCTCTAGAATGAAAGGCACGCCGTAAATTGGTTGTCCATCATAACTCTCCCCATGCTGCGCATATACCAGTACTCGCGGTTTGCTCTTCACCCGAGGCAGTATTAGTTTTCTGTCTTTTTCCTGTTCAATACCTTCAGCAACTAACGACGTGGACTTTAAAAATGGCTTTTTTTTGAGAATAGGCGCTGTTTCTAAAACATCTTCATTCAATACAACTACGCCATCGACTAGAGCAACACAAAGACGACCGAAAATGCTTTTTTCATCAAAGTGCATCCCATGAATAGTGAAAACGTTGATCTTAGCTCGTAATTTTCCCAACATTAACAGCAAAAGTCGCTTCCACGGTTGATAACTGTGTACATGAGCGACATCATGAAAACGTATTATTTTGCTAGGAAAAACATTAACTTCTATATCCTTGCTTTGTAACGCAATCATTTGATTTTTAACACTAATGGTTACTCCACCCACCGGCGGAGGTAACGTGCCAAGCATGAGAAAAGAATTAATATGAGTGCTTTTCTCGACAAGCAACAGTTCTAAGTACTGCTGGCTAGCTTGAGTAATTTGAAAAAGATCTTTGCTTGCTTGATAGGATGCTTGTTGCCATTGTACAAGTTCTTGTTCAGGCGCAAGTGTAAACTCCCGAATACTTTGGGCGATGCTTGTAGGATTGTTAACATCAAAAATTAGGCCAGCAGGGTATTTTTCTAGTAGCCACCGATGATCACCGATGTTACCAAGTAACAATGGCAAACCATAACGACTAGCCTCCATAACAACATTTGAAAAACCTTCAATAAAAGAAGGATGAATCAAAGCAGCAGCTTGCTGATAATAGTGAGAAACATCACTACTCTCCCCAATAAACTCTAGTTGTTCAGCCAACCCTTCAGCGGTTAGTAATGCATTAACTTTTTTAAGTGTTTGTAGATTTTCTTTATCTTGAAAAATTTTGCCCAGCCACTTTATTTTTGGCGGCCTTCCCCACTTTTTATTATATTCAATGAGTGCCAGGACAAGATTATAATAATTCTTATATTGAACAACACGTGAGACGCACAACAGATAATTTTCTTTGCCGTCTATAGGATTAACTTCAGCAAATTGTGTGTCATCTAATCCATTGTAAATAGTTAAGAGCTTCTTTTTCATCCAAGGAAAGGTTTCAGCCATTTTTTGCTTCTGATGATGACTGTTAGCAACAATATTATGTGCGATTCGGTGGACTTGCTGACTTAATCTAAACGCCCATGATAAAGGCTTATCATGCGGATAAGTTGTCCGCTCAGAAAATACGATTTTGCAGTATTTACCACCGATGGTGCGATGAAATAAATAAGCAATTTGCAGATAAATAGCTGGAGATTGCATAAATGACAAGGCACCGTCATATTCTTTTTCTTTTAATAACCTAGCTATGGCCAAAACCGGCTTGATTGAAAAACGAGAACGTTTTTCAACGGAGTGAATTGTAATATTGAATTCTTCAAGTTCCTTTTTAAAGTGTAAAAATTGTGGAAAATAGACAAACAATTCAACTTGGTGACCTTGCAAACAAAATTGCCTTGCTAACGATACTAACTGCCTTTGCGCCCCGCCTGAGCCTAGGCAGTCGATAACTAATAATAATTTTGCCATTAAGTACTCGGTCTATGTACTGTGTTAACCCAACTTAACAGCTGTATATAGTTCCACAACTGTCCGCTCCAATCGAATAACTCCCTTTGGTGTTGCCGCCAATAATGCTCATATCGTTCATGATCAACATAGGGGAGATAGTCTTTTGCGTGCTGATCGTTAATCAGTGATTCAGCCCATGGCTTAAGTGCTTGCCTTAACCATTGCCCTACTGGCACAGCGAATCCCCTTTTAGGCCTTTCAATTAAGTCTTGAGGAATATACTTGTATAGCACCTCTCTCAATGGCCACTTTGTTTTTTGATTGTGAGACAAGAGTTCAGGTTGTAAACGAGAGCTGAAATTAAGAATATCTTTAGATAATAAAGGAACTCTAACTTCTAATGAGTGGGCCATTGAAGCCCTGTCAACTTTCGTTAATATATCGTCTGGCAAATATTGCAAGCGGTCAAAATCCATCAAGTAATTTAGATCATCTTGACCAACTAAATTCAAAGCTGGCGTATGATTGTTGCATGCTGATTTTTGCCAATCAAATGAAATACTGTCAATGTACAATTGCCGTAAACTACTGGCACCGTAATACCGAAGGGCTCGTCGCAACTTTTCTTTTGAGCCAACAAAGTGATCCGACATAGCAAGGGTTTGATCAAACGTTTTAGACAATGCAGACGCACAGCTTGCGACTATAGTTGGTTTTTGCTTAACTGCTTGCCAACGAGACAGCGTTTTTTGATACCTGCTGTAGCCTCCAAACAGCTCATCACCACCATCACCAGACAACGCTACTGTAACGGCATCACGTGTTTTTTTACATAAAATATAAGTAGGCAGCTGTGATGAATCCGCAAAAGGCTCAGAATAAGTTGCAGCCATGTTCGGTACGACATCCAACATGTCTTGTTGGGTAATTATTTCTATATGGTTTCTACAACCAAGGTGCTTAGCAACGTCTGAGGCAAAATTTGATTCATCGAATGACTTTTCATTAAACCCGATAGTAAACGTATCAATATCCCGGCCCAGCGCTTTTTGCCCCAATGCACAGACTAAACTTGAATCGATGCCGCCGGATAAGAAAGCTCCAACAGGTACATCCGCATCTAAACGTTCATCGATACTCTTTATTAGTAACCTTTCTAATGTATTCGAAGCCGTTTCTCGACAATCAATGTCTTTTTCAATCCTTACCTTTTGGTCATAATAAATACTTTCAGGCTTAAAATGAGGTTGAGATAAGTCGAATTTCAACAAGTGACCTGGCAATAATTTTTGCACATCAGAATAAATAGAATACGGCGCGGGTATATAGCTAAATCGTAGAAATTGATTTACAGCATCAGTAGAAATGTCCAAAGGCCTATCTTGCGATGCCACTATGGCCTGCATTTCAGATGCAAAGACAAGCTCATGTTCACGCCGCATCCAGTAAAGTGGCTTTTCACCCACCCGGTCTCGTGCAAGGAAAAGCTGGTTATTTGCTGCTGACCAGTACGCAAATGCAAACATGCCGTCAATGCTTTCTAGTGTTTTTTCAACCCCCCAATGCACCAAACAAGCCAGTAGAACTTCAGTATCACTGTCACCTCTAAACGTCAGTTTCAACGAGGAAAGTTGTTGTTTCAATTCATGATAGTTGTAAATTTCTCCATTAAAAACAAGTGTGTGTGTCTTTTCTGGAGAGAGCATTGGCTGATGACCTTCAATTGATAAGTCATGTATAGCCAATCGCGTGTGCCCAAAAAACAAACTACCATTATTCCATTGACCTTGGCTATCTGGTCCTCGGTGTTCTAAACAAGAAAGCATGGATGAGAGCCTAAGCGATTGTCTCTCCATAGAAGTGTTTGAGAATATTCCTGCTATACCGCACATTACGCATACACCTTATGCTGATTTCGTTTTGCCAAATATAAGAGAGCCAATGAATAACCTAACAAGAAGTTATGAAACCTTAAAAGCTCTACGTTATGTGAAGAAAGCGAATCGATGGAAAAAATGATCATATATAAAAAGCAAAAACGGGCGGCAGGCTCTTTTCTAGATAATTTAATAGCACGTAAAGATGTTACCGCAATAAAGCCTAAGTAGGCGATTAAAGCCAAAACCCCTGCATCGCCTATTTTAAGTAAATAGGTGTTATGCACGCCTTGTGCAACTTTATTATTTACCGAAACTTGTGCTCCCTGCATTGAGTGCAACGCACCTAGACCATTTCCTAAGACTGGGTGTTGAGCAATTTTATCTAGCCCTTGTCGCCATAAGTATCCTCGAGAAGATTCAACGACGCCCTCGGATGGGTTAAATAGCATAATATTGAGAAATTGCTCTACGCGTTTTGCTTGATTTCCTTCAAATTGATTCAGGATATCGACCTTAAAGAATATGAGTAAGGTGTAAATGACGACTAACATAGTTAGTAATCTAGCGACGGCCATTGAAAAATTACCTGCTAGCAAAATGTTAGCAAAATAGATTAAGGCAATGAGCATTAATCCTGTCTTTGAGAATGTCAGTAATGACATTGCAACAAAAAACA
This window of the Thalassotalea atypica genome carries:
- a CDS encoding O-antigen ligase family protein, which gives rise to MRIPWGESYIIRLTVWTLAACCMLNLNGVGMLVLGVNQLFSPVLLLVCGVLLLLAFTRQLPTSNEMQLYIISLFVYLTIGTFVAIFSNVNTINLGLVPSLLLRYFTASIVVISAFYSVFFALNTKLEPMKLLLILCVVASMFIPFGELINVSGKLVVDSQRGAGVFGNPNEASIVTAVGFALTVNIVKRKWLKLSLMLFFVAMSLLTFSKTGLMLIALIYFANILLAGNFSMAVARLLTMLVVIYTLLIFFKVDILNQFEGNQAKRVEQFLNIMLFNPSEGVVESSRGYLWRQGLDKIAQHPVLGNGLGALHSMQGAQVSVNNKVAQGVHNTYLLKIGDAGVLALIAYLGFIAVTSLRAIKLSRKEPAARFCFLYMIIFSIDSLSSHNVELLRFHNFLLGYSLALLYLAKRNQHKVYA